cgtaataataataccaacaacagtaataataatatagatgatgatgatgatgatgatgataataataataatacccgGAACAACAGTCATAAATCATAAATTTATATGGACTTCTAGTTtctatatagtataatatatagtatactaTCTAGTTTAATATGTTCTAATGAGGTGTTTGTTTTAATTGCATATTGaatgttactgtatgttactgtatTTTACTGTTTGGTTGTTAAATGAATGAGAACGGTGTAACAGACGGTGTCAGTGGAAATATGTGTATTGGTGCATGAATCTGTGAATTACTGCTTATAGTTTTTTCCTTAAaagtttttatgtattattggGAATAGATACACATTGGGGTGTATTAATAGATTGATATTAAATATCTGAGGACatgatggttcagtggttaaggctttgggttaatgatcagaaggttcaagcccacaagctgctgagacatcaacgttgggtccttgagcaaggcccttgacctcacctgctccaggggctccACACTATGTCTGagtctgtgctctgaccccagggtTCATAATAACCTGGCATATGTGAaacttaaagcatttcactgcgtgtcggtctgtatgtgtctgtgacataaaatttaaatttgatttgtatataaattacttcacatttattattttggcagCTGTTTCTTGTTTAATCAAGTAATTATCATCATGTGCTTTTTAAAGGTAAAACTTGTTTAGCCCACACTCTCTGTTGGGTTTTCTGTCTGTGTAAAGTTTGACATGGTCAAACGTGTCTACATGGGGTTTCTTACTGGTTAGAGGTTAGACGTAATCCATAATTATGTCTAATGTTCTAAAATTTGAAAAGGTGATTTTTGAAGCATCAGAAATACTGTCTGTGGTTTGACTAATGCGGAAGTGACGTTTGTGAAGAAGCTCTGAGATTCTTATCGTTTTTCTGGGAAGCATtgctgactgactgtctgatcaACTGATAAACCATCAAGCCTGACGAGGGAAATTCAGAAGTGTGTAGCTCTGaattcattctctctttcaatctctctctctcacacacacacacacacacacacacacacatacacacacacacataagtacTAAGTGAAAATGGAGCAAAAACAAATCAGGATATTCCCGAAGAATATATTGccttttaacattttatcacTTGATCAGTCTGACTTTTGGCTGAGTAATTATATTAGAGATCACATAGTTGGCCTCCTGAGTACAATGACagacatttaatttcattataattatttatgagTTTAGATGCCTGTTTGTAATGTTAACCCCAAGCCTGAGATTAAAAAGAACCACAGAATTACAGGGAGGGAGTTGCTTAATAGCCTCTTCAAGAACCAGGCATATAAcctgttttgtatttaatttgtgtttCAAACCTTTTGTAGTACAAAAACACTGCTGAGGTTATTAGCTAATAGTGTGGGGCTATTACAGTGGGGTGGTACAGTATAGCACCATAAGGTACATTCTGTACAGAAAAGGGAAAACATAAATTAGTGAAGTCAAACATTTTTAGAGAAAGTAGTGAGCTGTAATGAGGTGCTAACAAGTGTTCATGGAGGAGCAAATCTCAAGATACAAACTTTATAAAAGCAGATGGTTCTTAGTCCCAGTCATTGTAATTAGCTGCTAGTTAACTATTGTAGTAGTTCTGCCAAGAGGCAAGTTTTGTACCCTCACAGATTTAGGTCAGCGCAGTATTTTATGAAAACATAGAAATAGTACAATCATGGATCCTTTTACagcttctgtttgtttattttgtgtaaatagTTGAGGGTGGTGCAAAAGTAATTTAAGTGatggggtttgaactcacaaACCTCTGATTATTAACCAAAAGCTTAAAGCATTGATCTGCCACCACTTGTTTCACTCAAACAGCTGTCATTGTTTTCAGTTGCACAACGAGGATGAGCCTTCTGAAACAAGCCATGCTGAAGAGCCTTCCACCTCGTCCCAGGTGGTTGCAACTATCAACCCTGACACCATGGCAATAGGTGGCGAGGTTCCACCCCCTTCTTATGCCAGCTTGGCATTAGGAGCTACGTCCACTCCGGGTAtgttatcattattaaaaaCCTCTTTCATATAGCATTATAATGCACCAAACAGTTTTTAAGTCAAAAAAACCTGACTcagatgtattttttaaaaaacattattagggcccgagcaccaaTGGTgtgaagccctattgtttttgctctgttttgtgttttttgtttgtttttttccccacacattggccaattggggtcccttaacatgctcgaaaactttTGAAGTTTGGcacacgtcagagtcgggcgacgctaggcttgggcaaaggctggaatacgggcatGGCAGGGGAGCTCTGTAGTGTAatgcacatgtacgagagttggtacgcatatagatctcatcgacccgaacaactttcgcgctctaaactatgagctccgctcaacaggaagtcggccattttggattatttcataattgcatgcggtgaacttttaagtagtcctcctagggaattcatgcgattgacatcaaacatggtgaacatgatgctgaGACATTGCACatgctaaattccgaaggggTTATTGATATCTcaaacggtgctgccatggcgaggctaCTAAGCTATGgcacattcagagaaacaggaaatgtctaatatctaaagcaaaaaatgtcttattatgATGACacgtggtgtgtatgttcggccaaggactCTGATCGCATCAATGTGCCTATTGTGAGTCctgggtatagcgccaccaacaggcaccaggaagtgtgtcacaaaggtggattttttgacagctgcatgcggtaaacttttaaatgctcctcctagggaattcatgcgattgagaCCAGACTTGGTCACCATGACGCAGAGATATTGGAGATGCGAAATTGcgaacggatttttgatatctcaaacaccgttgccatggcatcgtgtcaaagtttacttttatttcagtcatgtttaaggcttttggcgctcactagcgcccccatttgtctaaaatgtggggtttcatttacctacagtccccaaattggtcagtaacaacataaaatagtccactgatatttacccacttcatgcacttgcccaccgtgcattgttttctgggaggcaccgtatagcgataaaaaaacgtgcgatggcccgccatcgctgcttgcagctatatttattattatttctttagtCTCATTTTCCACCACTGTGGTGTCAagtgcaggagcagggcagAACAGACACAGCCAGGCAGAGGCACAAAAAACAATTGGGCTCAGAGTAGTTGTAGTGGTACTAATCTGTTGCTGggatctggaaaaaaaatgggGATAACATTAAGCCTGCATTAAGATCTACCTGCCACCCATAATCGGTGCTGTACATTCAGGTCTGTGCTGCTTGTGATTGGGTGGAATAGGTGTACTGGGATTGTCACAAAACATGATTATTATATCAAACCTCTGTCCTCTCTTTCCTTTATCAACTAAGGACTGAGAGAGACCtttttgaccatttttttttccgCAGCatccaaaaataaatgttactaACTGATTAAGTAACTTGTGACTTAGACTACTGActaagtgacttgacttgatcttGATTTTTTTACTTGTCTAATATTAGTTTGTTGTGGAACACTGTGACCTGCTTCAGGTACTGatactgtatttttgtgtttgtgtgtccagaACGTGTGTTTCAAGGGGATTTTCCTGTTCCACCTCCCTACAGTGTGGCTACATCTCTACCCACCTATGATGAAGTCGAGAAAGCCAAAGCAGCTGAACTTGCAGCCTCGACCGGGGACAGCATACCACGAGTGAGACACCCACTCTGTCTCTCCACTCACATtgtctctcctctgtctctctcttttgctgACTTTTGACAATTTCCCTATCAGGATGAGGATTTTCCTCCACGAGATGATTTCAGTGATGTTGATCAGCTGCGTGTCGGAAATGATGGCATCTTTATGCTGGCCTTCTTCAGTGAGTTTgctcatgtttttgtgtgtgttttatctttgctcatgtttttgtgtgtgttttatctttgctcatgtttttgtgtgtgttttatctttGCTCATGTTTTTCTCGAGTTCTGTTGATTTGGGCGTGTGCATTATATTtgctcactctgtctctgtgtgtctttgcagTGGCTTTCTTGTTTAACTGGATTGGATTCTGCTTGTCCTTCTGTCTCACTAACACCATTGCTGGCCGTTACGGAGCAATTTGTGGATTCGGATTGTCACTCATCAAGTGGATTCTCATCGTCCGGGTACAAACATGCACACTAACAAATATACACAACTTGTCAAATATAGAAGTAAGTTGTGAGAGAGCTGTTTATTCAGTTCACTAAAGTGAACTGTGCTGCATTTATGCCTGTTCCATGTGTAGGAAACATTTACCTATCCATACCTAAAGATATTTATTCTCAGTAAGAAGAATGTAagccatgtttgttttgaataGCTATAATGCAATGCACTGAGCGTTGATGGTTTTTCCCCCCCagttttctgattattttaccGGATATGTTAATGGACAGTACTGGCTCTGGTGGATATTTCTGGTTCTgggtaatttattattttttatttttgttattatgattaataatttttttctttcatcctgAGTCTACTAGTGTAAACAGGGAATATCTTATtattggctaaaaaaaaacattaataaataatcaaactatacataataatataaatgtaatttcgAAGTGATTTGTCTTACACAGTGACCtaactgtgtgcatgtgtgcatgcttgtgcaGGTCTCCTGCTGTTCTTTAAAGGTTTTGTAAACTACTTGAAGGTGAGAAACATGTCTGAAGCCATCGCCAGCACACAGAGAGCTCGCTTCTTTTTCCTCTATTAAAGgtacgcactcacacacacatgttgtccTTTACATTTAGAACAAAGACAATGACATTTACTTCACTTTCCCCTCCAAAATTACTAGAATAgcaaatactgtacacaccaattggattgttttttttttatatatatatacaatgaaGACTTTTGGATTTGAGCTCATAAGATTAGTGTTATGTCTCCATATgtgcagacatactgtacagaggaATCGAAATAccgtttctctttctctaatcGAGTGTTTACATGCAATGCAGTATAGAGAGCTTGTATAATAATATGAGCAATTCAATATAGAGAAAAAGATTGTATAAAGTAACAGCAGGGTACTTGTAATAAATAGACGAGTGAATATATCCCGTAAATCAGAACGAGTAAATGTAAACTGTGAGTTTTTAATGTGCAAACATACATCCAAATATATGTAAACAGTACTGAGTATGAAAGCATTCGTAAGATGCAAGACAGATAGCAGCAGTATGGCATCAGTGCAAAAAGACTGTAATGCACAAAGTGTAACAGTGCCAGATATATACAGAGAGTATAAAGAGTCTTGTGTGCCATGAAGAACACCCTGACCTGATAGATGAAGATGTTTGAAAGTCTTGTGGCGCGAGCCTGGAGGCTCCGGTAGCTTCTCCCTGAAGGCAGCAGGCTGAAGTGGAGGTTTGACAGGTGTGAGCTATCagcagtgaggtgtgtgtgggacgtcagagagacacagatgagCTTGCTGGCTACAAAGACTATGTCTTGCAGAGTCTTTCGACAGGAGGCAATGCAGCTCCTTTACCGCACAGTGATGCAGTTGGtgaggatgctctcaatggtgcccCAGTAGAAGGAGCACATGATGGACTCTTGCCTTCCTCAGTTTGTGGAGGAAGTAGAGGTGTGACTGAgctttcttgttgtttttgttatccAGGAATGTTGCAGCTCACCCTCTCCAATGCTGCACTATTGATGGTAATTGGGGTGTGGTGGAGGTCCTCTTCTGAAGTCAATGACAATTTCCTTAGTCTTCCCCACGTTGAGGAAGAGATTGTAGTCCTTACACCACTGGAACAGTCGGCTCACCTTGCTCCTGTAGTTGACCTCATTGTTGTTGGTGATGAGACCCACTACAGTCGTGTCTTCTGCAAACTTGACAATGTGGTTGGAACTGTTACTGGGTACACAATCATGGGTCAAAACATGCAGGTTGAGATGGCATCCTCCGTGGACCTGTTGGAATGGTCATGAGCGGGAGGAAGAGTAGATTTTATATGCTGCATGATTAGATGCTAAAGAAGCCCTTTATAATGATGGGGTCAGTGTGATGGGACAGTAGTCCTTGTGGCTGGATGGCTTCTTTTGGACGGGATTTTATTGTGGTGGCCTTGAAACACTTGGAGACGACTGCTTGACTCAGTGAGATGTTAAAGATGTCAGTTAGTACATCCTTGAGTTCTTTAGCACATTCCTTTAGAACCCAACCGGGTATAATGTCTGTTCTGACTGCTTTTTGTGTGGGTTGATCCTGAGGAGGATCTTTTCCATGCTGCCTGGGGTCAGATATACAGCCTGCTCTTGTAGAAGAGGTGTGATCGTTTGTGCCTGTGTGCTGTTTTGGGTCTCAAATCGGCCGAAGAATTCATTGAGGCTGTTAAGTAGAGATATGTCACTGTCACAGGTCAGTGTTAGGGCTTTATAGTTTGTTAGCGGCTCTGTGTGACTCTGGGGTTGCTGAAATGTCcagatattttatttctgtattgttGTTTTGCTTCTCTGATTCCCTGGGACAAGTTGGCTCTTGCTGTTGCTAGGCCTGCGGTATCATTGTCTCTAAAGGGAGGTGTAAACAGCAACGAGAAAAATGACTGCAAATTCCTTCTGTAGGCAGAAGGGTGGCATGTGATAATAAGCCCCACTGACCTTTAGTGTGCAGAAGGGTCCAGAAATTTCTATTTACCAATTAACAGAGAAATGGATCCAATGTAATTGGTGGGAACTTTATCATCAGGCAAATTAATGACTCAAAGcgtagggggcatggtggcttagtggttagcatgttcgcctcacacctccagggttgggggttcgattcccgcctccaccttgtgtgtgtgcaagtttgcatgttctccccgtgcctcgggggtttcctctgggtactccggtttcctcccccggtccaaagatatgcatggtaggttgattggcatctctagaaaattgtccgtagtgtgtgagtgtgagtgaatgagagtgtgtgtgtgccctgcgatggggtgtatcctgccttgatgcccgatgacgcctgagataggcacaggctccccttgacccgagaagttcggataagcggtag
This genomic window from Tachysurus fulvidraco isolate hzauxx_2018 chromosome 18, HZAU_PFXX_2.0, whole genome shotgun sequence contains:
- the ndfip2 gene encoding NEDD4 family-interacting protein 2 isoform X1; the encoded protein is MESAVSRYQVLHNEDEPSETSHAEEPSTSSQVVATINPDTMAIGGEVPPPSYASLALGATSTPERVFQGDFPVPPPYSVATSLPTYDEVEKAKAAELAASTGDSIPRDEDFPPRDDFSDVDQLRVGNDGIFMLAFFMAFLFNWIGFCLSFCLTNTIAGRYGAICGFGLSLIKWILIVRFSDYFTGYVNGQYWLWWIFLVLGLLLFFKGFVNYLKVRNMSEAIASTQRARFFFLY
- the ndfip2 gene encoding NEDD4 family-interacting protein 2 isoform X2; translation: MAIGGEVPPPSYASLALGATSTPERVFQGDFPVPPPYSVATSLPTYDEVEKAKAAELAASTGDSIPRDEDFPPRDDFSDVDQLRVGNDGIFMLAFFMAFLFNWIGFCLSFCLTNTIAGRYGAICGFGLSLIKWILIVRFSDYFTGYVNGQYWLWWIFLVLGLLLFFKGFVNYLKVRNMSEAIASTQRARFFFLY